aatgtgtgtaatatTTCGCCGTAGATGCGATAGATGCGACGACATAACTATAGTGATGTTTCTGGGCAAGGGCAAGTAGCATCCTTGTTAGCATCGCTGAGATATGGCCTGACAACTTTGTACAAGTACTCCTGTCTGTTTCGGCTGAGTCCTTTGGCATCTACAATCTGCGGTTGTTGGTATGGAATATGGACGCCATCCatagtcactgtaaccttgacctctgGACATCCGACTCTCGTGCGCATTGTGACCACACCTGGCTCTTCCGTCGTCATGCGGAAGTACTgatattgtctgaaaataaaaataaatactattttggcaaacattttaatacgtttgGATAGGACACAAAATTATGATGCATTTGCGAATAATATTCATTTGCATTGGTAACTATAATTGAAGACAATGTGCATGGTTATGTccgagttttgtttttctttcgctTTGTATTGCACTTTAGGAATTTTAGACTTTTCGTTAAACATCAGTATAAAACCGttatacagaaaaaaatattaacaattctACTCAGTGGTGTGAACATTTTCAACCAATTATCATAGGCCTACGTTAGTAAATACCTTATCGCTGGTACAGGACAAAACAGTCGGGACAAAAACCCTTTCCAATCCCGCCAGTTCCATGCCGGATACCTCACTGCTTCATTGGATGCTGAGGACATATTCACCATCTGGGTCAATGAGTCCATTGTCTCAATGTTCGACCTCCTGAATTTTAATGATCAGATTGCTAGTATTGTCAGGAGAAGAAATGTAAACTCGATCTTATTCTACatgctaaataaataaaacacttcatacaaggaaaatttaccttttttaaattcttaCACATACAACAAAGGCGGCTTTTAGGTACCTGTAAAGTTTCTTTAAATGCCCAAATCCACTGTCAACCAGACACCTGGCATGTCCTGGTATTTGCATGTGGTATTCTATCACGTCATGTCTGCCGGTCATCACACGCCATGTGAAATAGCCAATGAGGTAGCGGTTCTTGTTCTGACCTGTAAAATATTGCAGACCATATGTTAATATTCTAAAAATACATACTAAAACGtttctatatttttttctttgttattaaGGTAACGTTACACATTTTGTTAAGcctactttaaaagaaaaatcaaacaattattacCATATGCTATATAGTCAtagatataaataatgtttaattgttaaGAACACAATATTTACtcatatgtttgaaatatttattcaaatataactaaatgataattttacaaaataatacctGGACAATTATCCGCATGGATGAAGCATGTCGATTCACCACGCCCGTGGGTGTCTAGCACCATATCCAGCATCGAGATGACAGCATTGGGTCCGTGTGTTTGGGTACCATCTATGCCCATAGTTTCACTTTCATCAATCAAAAAATTGAGCTGTTTAGGCAGTCCATCTATCCGTACACCAAAAATATGTACTTTGCGAAGGGACATGAAATAAATTGGCCCCATTTGCCGCGAGAAGTGAGGAATGGATACATTTTGACTAAAATCAAAAGTATAGTGGTTTGTTCTTTTATCAGAACTTAATATGCATGTTTCCTTGGCACGCTTTACACAGTCATTATAAAGTTCTCTTTCTTTTTGGGCATTTATCACATGTTGTTTGAAGTTTTCGGCAGCCTCTTACTTTTCACTCTCTTCTATTGCCTTCATAATGTTCTTTCTATGGCCTTCACATGTTGCGCAAACATCATCCCTAGGCGAAGCTATTCTAATGTGACACAGACAGCTTTTCCAAATTTCACAGAAAGCAGTTCGCTGTAAAGATCTAACCCCAGCCTCGCGACATCTTTCTATATACTCTTTATGAATGGTTAGTTTTGTTTTACCACTGTCAAGATAAATTGGAGGAGTATTGTCGCTTCCTCTGGGAGCTGCTGGTTGGGGGATACCATACGTGTCCgcataattttgcaaaaattcaaCCACGCGTTTTACATCATCATAAATGACGGCTTGTGATGGTTTCTTTCCTACGTTTCCATGCTTTCTTGGCAATGGACCATTCTGCTTATAATGGTCTACAAGATTTTCTAAAGCTGATCTACCAATGTCATTAACCAGCATAAACGTTTTCTTGCAAACTGGCTTTTGGAATGCATTGTATGAAACCATCGAACGTTTCCTTGGCTTCCCTCGTTTTGTAGTCAGGTCATTTCCACACTTAAGATTACTCATGACAATAATATCCTTCTCTGCCTTTGTCAATTCTCTCATGTTCAATATATGATGGTATACCTGGCCAATTTCAAAATTAACAGTACACTTACTCTTGCAACCACATCCGATCTCGAGAAACTGCCTGACAGTTGCATAGTCAGCGTCCATGTCACCACTGGCGCATGCACCACTGACAATGTATGTATCGTCCACATCACTTTCATACTCATCACTGTTGTTACATACAATGTCATGTTGGTGAATGAAATTTCTGGCTCTACAATCAACACTATTTGCTGCTGAACTGTTTTCGTCCTCACTAAATGAATGATCATTTGGGGAATTTATATAAGTCCCATCATCGGAATTTGAGCTCACCTGAGATGCCGATGGAGTTCGCCCAAAGTGGTCGGACAATAAATTGTCCAGTTCCTGGAAACGTATATAGTCTATGCaaattattcaaacattaaataatcgaTACGTGTTTCTTTACGCGAAATTACAGAAATTTGTTTTTGCACTCAGTCATTGAATAAAAGTAGACAATGTAGATCTATATGTGCGATATGCAAGCTATTTCCTACCGAAACAAGGATAATAAGTGACAAAAATCTTCCAGACTTCTATGCAATATTCTTTCCTGCATATTAATCTATTTAAATCTATTAAGAATttggataaataataatttagagactatggtcgagtttataataaaaatcgaaaacaaaaactaacaaataacaaatactattttgctttgaattttaaaaactgtttagCCTTTAGGATCGGCACAACAAATTAGAATCGATCGGgttcaatattggaaaaaaaactttttgtagTAACCCCATGGTTCCAATAAAAGGTTGGGACAAACTCTTACAACAattcatgtacaaataaaaataacaaacttttAGTCTGATAAGTTATACCGTAAATAAATTTTCGTTCACTGAATATCTTAACAACGTTTAACATGgtggttaatttgtaaacacgTCTAGTTCGCTATATTCTATTAAATATTTAGATCAAACCAATTTTGCAAAATagccaataataataaaatatactacTTACTTCTATTTCATTATCCATATCACATCATTTCATActtaacacaaatataaaactgTCCAAAACAGCTACACAGATCCACATGTTGCAGTGATGACGAAATcgcgcaaattaaataaaatgttgacgtCACTTTACAGAGAATTTACCAACGTCATAACTGATGTCACGAATACAGGTTTTGCCGcgacacggcccatatatatatatatatatatataataaaagtaaaaacacgtgtctgggattttaaatatatattgatttagccaacgcgtttcgcatagctcatcagggcataatacaatatattacaacgtcaaaatgtcatggagataacgtcatatcaattatgacgttataccgtcaataaatattaaatgaaatttaattttggtttaaatacatgtataaaatgttgttcttttgctaacctagctgaaatattgttcgaaaatagcttataaaatggaaatattttaaattttggttcattatgtgaacattcatctaaatgttttcttaaaggcatctgtcttgttgaggggtctcgcatttgttgttcatggacagatcgcctatttctaagtttatcgccagtttggcctatataatattgtttgcatccattgcataataatacataaatcacattttgtatatcacatgacatattagtttttattttgaacattttgccattaaaatcaaaagaattcctttcaataatataaccacacagggcgcatctagagtcattacatttggatactcttggttcttgagatgaaaagtaagatttggttaacagacgttttaaattaggtggctgtcgcttacattttattatcttctgatttgaaattattttattcataaccgggtctgtttgtaaaatgtcaatgttgttttttaatacgccaaacagttctttattttttggattttgtgttgaaataaatggaattatattactcttgtctttccactttccatccctaaacatgaattactttcaaaatcaacacaaaaagacaagagtaatataattccatttatttcttcaagaaagttaacagaagcagaaacaagtctattatcTAAAGGAATATCTTTTGTACCGTCTAAAAAACACGTAGATTTATCAAAGATACACAGTGATCTAGCAGAATGGGAGAGACGGATGCGACTCGCAGAGTATTTCCATagtgatgaaaatcaagaaaggaaaaatgaaaaggaggaatatgagataaagaaagaaagccgttttactcctgaacctggtagagaaaagtggctagatgcttatatagaagcagttaaaaatgatattctaaatggcataaaagaaaatggacagtcaaatatcacaagacaagaaaaacaagcGTTGCACACGctactaaatgattccagtataataataaggcctgcagacaaaggttctggaatagtgataacagacgcaaatgaatatgtagaaaaactcaggaatgaacttaatgacagcacatcatatgaaaaaactaatgggaatggacttgaaaatgcaaacaaaaaggtgaagcaactagcaaataaactatttaaaaacggcattatctcaaagaacttacaacaatacttgatacccaaatatccatcaagagggaaactcaaaggaaatccaaaaatacataaaaaaggcaacccgtatagaacaatcgtaaatggcattggaacaagtactgaaagaatggcagaggtagcagaaaaagagctagaaacctatgttatagaaacaccaagctatataagagacaccacagcatttttaaacgctatagagagggaagtaactacaccattaccagaaggaattatcttatactgttttgatgttgtcaagttatacccatcgattccaaagaaagagggcctagaggcgtgcaaacaagctttaaataaacgctgtactaagaccatcaacactgaagcggtcattgaaatgattgaaactgttttagaaaataatgtgatcgaattttgtggacaagaatacagacaaaaagagggagtagctattggatcgaaacttgggagaaattatgcctgttgttacatgagaaaatgggatgaacaattatctgaatacaataaacaaccaatattctataaacgtttcatagatgatgggtttggactatggacacatggaattgacgaactcatgaaattttttgactatgctaacaaaatacatgaaaacatcaaagtagaattaagatggaacacaacacaTATAGACTTCCTAGACACAAAcattcaactagaagataataaaataacaactgatttatactcaaagccaaccgataaacatcaatatgtccaatatgactcagaccatccaacaaatgtgaagaaagcaataccctatggattaggaatacgtttaaaaagaatatgttctgacgaaaacaaatacagacatcggaaaaaagaactaaaacagaatctacaaaaaagaggatatccaaataaatttgtaaaccatgaattatcccgagttgataatttaaataggaaagacttacttaagaaaaaagaaacaaatagaacagccaacaagagagtaccactagctataacttattctaacaaccttccaaatatccactcaataattcgaaaacataccgacaaactatataaatcagacagaatgaaaaatatattcccagacgtaccaatagttgcatacagacgagataggaatatcggtgacattttagttcatggaaaaacaaataaagaaataaacaaacgttctcaactaataccacaatcgtgtaaaactaattgtatagtctgtaaaatgttgaaaagaggttttcataacaacccaaaaagcgaaattccaaacgaagcaataaaacagaactgtaacatttataacttggtgtacggtatattttgtattaaatgccaaaagatggtatacgtcggagagacaagcagatcattaaaggaacgtgccaaagaacacgaggctgacgtgcggctaCGAAGAAATAAACcgatctcagaacatttcaatggtgctggccacagagtgcaggatatgggtgtatcagtgttaacacaaataagagacagttcccattattacagacttattaaagaactggaattcataaagaagtttcaaacacaATCGCCAAATGGacttaatacaaaaaatcaacttgatgtcctgctacgggaaactatcttgtaaaaaatatatgtgaaaaacattttatagtaaacatcaacctaaatgtatgtaaaaataagagtactttatgcaatttatcttatccataatgtgtatatgttatatagaatagcaagtatatatgattatttaatcaaatatcattataatattttacatagatatggattgaaataattaaagtcattaaataagtttaccctatttaattaatgataataagtttaggtcgattataattacatatgatgatgattgttttattgtaaaatatcaatttattaaatatataaagcacacattttacataagattaagacaaaatatgtaagtgtttaacgtcatttcatttttggcgcatttttacattttttggcgccattttaaataacgccatttatgacgtcatcatgtacaacgtcatttgacgtttaaaaacatttttctttgttatttaaattgtgcagtcaaaagacgtaaaaatgtagttaacatataatttccaatgttttgataaaggcattatgccgaaacgtcaattaaaggagtataaacagagagttataattatttaatatcccttcggataattcaactgagcttatatgttttttaactccgaaaaacaaaatggaagatGTGTTGGACTGCAATAGCCAAGAGATGGAAAAATACTTACGTTATGTGTCACataaagattttatatcaaagtgtGTAAGACATGGGATTGTACCAGAAGGATTCAAGATCAACTGGAATATTCAGATAGACTGTAGCGATGAAATACTAAAGAAGtgtgaaaaaatcaaacaagatgcGTCGGTGAAACTCATGGAACTTACATTGGTagcttgtgaagagaaaattaacaaACTAAGAAGTGATATATGTGTGGAAGATTTAAACAATGAGGACcataaactgttttcaaaacggaagctagctgaacttacacagaaaaagaatgaaaaattctACAAGCTGTTAAACTGTAAGTTAGACTTTTTATCTTCATTGGTAACAATTGACAATTTTCAAGAAAGTTCCATACAAATGGATGGAAACTGTTTCTACAGATGTATTGCAAAAGgaatatataacaatgacaacaagcacgaaatagttagacaaaaaattaataaccatatgaaggacttaaaagatgtttacaaagaatacgtagatagaagtatcacaaagcatatagaaaatcattcatttagtgacggaagagttgaatcgtgggcaactgaagctgaaatatatgcagcagcaaccctatttttaagtgaaatatgcatatttgctgacgaccaaaatattacaagtaaactacttttccaaccacttaatggagttaaaacaaaacgaaaaatattcCTAAGATTAAGAATGCAGCATTTCACTTTACTGCATACAaaatttgaccaaaacaaacatcaataccttcctgaatatgagagaatgaatagggaagttcaaatagattggtttacaatggagtcctgttgcaattttgaagaaaggggacataatatgaaatatcaagataagaaaaatagaaaaatacaagAGTCtgatacacaaaaacttaaatcaaacgataaaagaactaaaaacaagggtgaaaataaaccagcaaaaagagacacaattgaaacaaataataatagtcttgacactgttacaaatctgtcttcaagaaagttaacagaagcagaaacaagtctattatcTAAAGGAATATCTTTTGTACCGTCTAAAAAACACGTAGATTTATCAAAGATACACAGTGATCTAGCAGAATGGGAGAGACGGATGCGACTCGCAGAGTATTTCCATagtgatgaaaatcaagaaaggaaaaatgaaaaggaggaatatgagataaagaaagaaagccgttttactcctgaacctggtagagaaaagtggctagatgcttatatagaagcagttaaaaatgatattctaaatggcataaaagaaaatggacagtcaaatatcacaagacaagaaaaacaagcGTTGCACACGctactaaatgattccagtataataataaggcctgcagacaaaggttctggaatagtgataacagacgcaaatgaatatgtagaaaaactcaggaatgaacttaatgacagcacatcatatgaaaaaactaatgggaatggacttgaaaatgcaaacaaaaaggtgaagcaactagcaaataaactatttaaaaacggcattatctcaaagaacttacaacaatacttgatacccaaatatccatcaagagggaaactcaaaggaaatccaaaaatacataaaaaaggcaacccgtatagaacaatcgtaaatggcattggaacaagtactgaaagaatggcagaggtagcagaaaaagagctagaaacctatgttatagaaacaccaagctatataagagacaccacagcatttttaaacgctatagagagggaagtaactacaccattaccagaaggaattatcttatactgttttgatgttgtcaagttatacccatcgattccaaagaaagagggcctagaggcgtgcaaacaagctttaaataaacgctgtactaagaccatcaacactgaagcggtcattgaaatgattgaaactgttttagaaaataatgtgatcgaattttgtggacaagaatacagacaaaaagagggagtagctattggatcgaaacttgggagaaattatgcctgttgttacatgagaaaatgggatgaacaattatctgaatacaataaacaaccaatattctataaacgtttcatagatgatgggtttggactatggacacatggaattgacgaactcatgaaattttttgactatgctaacaaaatacatgaaaacatcaaagtagaattaagatggaacacaacacaTATAGACTTCctagacacaaaaattcaactagaagataataaaataacaactgatttatactcaaagccaaccgataaacatcaatatgtccaatatgactcagaccatccaacaaatgtgaagaaagcaataccctatggattaggaatacgtttaaaaagaatatgttctgacgaaaacaaatacagacatcggaaaaaagaactaaaacagaatctacaaaaaagaggatatccaaataaatttgtaaaccatgaattatcccgagttgataatttaaataggaaagacttacttaagaaaaaagaaacaaatagaacagccaacaagagagtaccactagctataacttattctaacaaccttccaaatatccactcaataattcgaaaacataccgacaaactatataaatcagacagaatgaaaaatatattcccagacgtaccaatagttgcatacagacgagataggaatatcggtgacattttagttcatggaaaaacaaataaagaaataaacaaacgttctcaactaataccacaatcgtgtaaaactaattgtatagtctgtaaaatgttgaaaagaggttttcataacaacccaaaaagcgaaattccaaacgaagcaataaaacagaactgtaacatttataacttggtgtacggtatattttgtattaaatgccaaaagatggtatacgtcggagagacaagcagatcattaaaggaacgtgccaaagaacacgaggctgacgtgcggctaCGAAGAAATAAACcgatctcagaacatttcaatggtgctggccacagagtgcaggatatgggtgtatcagtgttaacacaaataagagacagttcccattattacagacttattaaagaactggaattcataaagaagtttcaaacacaATCGCCAAATGGacttaatacaaaaaatcaacttgatgtcctgctacgggaaactatcttgtaaaaaatatatgtgaaaaacattttatagtaaacatcaacctaaatgtatgtaaaaataagagtactttatgcaatttatcttatccataatgtgtatatgttatatagaatagcaa
This is a stretch of genomic DNA from Dreissena polymorpha isolate Duluth1 chromosome 7, UMN_Dpol_1.0, whole genome shotgun sequence. It encodes these proteins:
- the LOC127840025 gene encoding uncharacterized protein LOC127840025; amino-acid sequence: EAAENFKQHVINAQKERELYNDCVKRAKETCILSSDKRTNHYTFDFSQNVSIPHFSRQMGPIYFMSLRKVHIFGVRIDGLPKQLNFLIDESETMGIDGTQTHGPNAVISMLDMVLDTHGRGESTCFIHADNCPGQNKNRYLIGYFTWRVMTGRHDVIEYHMQIPGHARCLVDSGFGHLKKLYRRSNIETMDSLTQMVNMSSASNEAVRYPAWNWRDWKGFLSRLFCPVPAIRQYQYFRMTTEEPGVVTMRTRVGCPEVKVTVTMDGVHIPYQQPQIVDAKGLSRNRQEYLYKVVRPYLSDANKDATCPCPETSL
- the LOC127837446 gene encoding uncharacterized protein LOC127837446, producing the protein MDNEIEELDNLLSDHFGRTPSASQVSSNSDDGTYINSPNDHSFSEDENSSAANSVDCRARNFIHQHDIVCNNSDEYESDVDDTYIVSGACASGDMDADYATVRQFLEIGCGCKSKCTVNFEIGQVYHHILNMRELTKAEKDIIVMSNLKCGNDLTTKRGKPRKRSMVSYNAFQKPVCKKTFMLVNDIGRSALENLVDHYKQNGPLPRKHGNVGKKPSQAVIYDDVKRVVEFLQNYADTYGIPQPAAPRGSDNTPPIYLDSGKTKLTIHKEYIERCREAGVRSLQRTAFCEIWKSCLCHIRIASPRDDVCATCEGHRKNIMKAIEESEK